The genomic DNA TAGGCGGCAGCAGCAGGCGCAAAGCTCGGCCGTCTTGGCGTCTATGATGCCGATGTATTCCGCTTCGGAAAGTTCGAGTCGGCCGCGGCTGTTGATCTGTCGCATCTCCCCTTCGCAGACGATGTTCGTCGAACGGCCGATCAAGCGGCAGGCGAACGCGTCGTCGGTCGTGGCGGCTAGATAGAAGGCGTGGCTGAAGAGGAAGTCGCCTAAGAGCACGCCCGACTTGTTCCCCCATTTCGCGTTCACGGTATCTAGGTGCCGGCGCAAGGCCGCTTCATCGAGGACGTCGTCGTGAATCAGGGTCGCCGTGTGGATCATCTCCATCACGACGGCCAGCGTGATGTGCGCAGGGGTAACCGATCCGCAAGCCATTCCGGCCAGCAAGAGCAGGGCGGGGCGCAAGCGTTTACCCCCTAAGCGGAAGCCGTGTTTAACGAGCTGATCGACGTAAGGGTCGGCGCTGCGCAGTTGTAGGCGTAGCAGTTCCTCGACCTTTTGCATGTCGCCGCGAATGGAATCGAAGAGCGAAGCGAACGCCCGTTGCGCGATGTCTTGCCGGCCGGCCACGCTCGTCATGATTTTTGCTTCCCGGTTCGTCCTGTTTCCGTTTCGATTTCCGCGCTCGGAGCGAGCGGCTGTTCCGTTCGTCGGAAGTGCCCGCTCCGTCCGCCGCTCTTCTCTTCGAGGCGAATCGCTTCCAGCGTCATCGCGCGATCGACGCTCTTGCACATGTCGTAGATCGTCAGCGCGGCGACGCTCACCGCCGTCAGCGCTTCCATTTCGACTCCGGTTCGGCCCGTGCAGCGCACCACGGCTTCGATCAAAACCGACTCGTCGTCGAACGAGAAATCGAGCGTGGCTCCGTCGAGTGGTAGCGAATGGCAAAGCGGAATGAGCTCGTCGGTTCGCTTCGCCGCCATGATCCCGGCCAGCCGCGCGATTTCGAGCACCTCTCCTTTGCGATGCCCGCGCGTGCGGATCAGCGCCAGCGTCGTCGGCTGCATCCGAACGCGTCCCGAGGCTCGGGCCGTTCGCGCGGTGATCGGCTTGTCGCCGACATCGACCATGCGGGCGGCACCGGAAGAATCGAAATGCGTAAGTTCGTCCATGGAGTGCTTTGCCGCGTGCGGCGCGCATCGAACCGGAAAGGAAGCCCTTCACGTCGTCGCTCAATGCCCTGCGCCGCGGCGTTGTTTGTGAATTATTTCACACGGAGGGGCTAACAAGCAACCCGTAATGAGGCCTGCCGGCAGGCCGGGCGGCTCAACATCATACCGTTGGGAGAGTTGCGGCTGGCTTTAATGAGGCAAGACCGGACAAACATCGAGCCAAGTGCGGTTATCGGCTCCCATCCAATAGATCGCCTCGTCGGGGCCCCACATACCGGGTTCATATTCCGTCATCGCCGGCTGCTCGTTGTCTTGCCACGACTGCAAGATCGGGTCGACGATGCCCCACGCGAGTTCCACTTCATCGGCGCGGGCGAACAAGCTCGGATCGCCGGTCATCACGTCGAGCAGCAGCCGTTCGTAGCCGTCCGGCATCGTGCCGGCGAATTGGCTATCGAAACGGAAGTCGAGCGTCGTGAGGCGCATGCTCATTCCGGCGTCGGGCACTTTCGTTTGGAAGTGAACTTGGATTCCTTCCGCCGGCTGAATGTGAATGATGAGCCGGTTGGCTTCGACCTTGCGGCGCTTGTTCTTTTCGGTTGCGAAGAGCATGTGGGGCGGATCGCGAAACTGAATCACGATCTGCGTCGTCCGGCAACTCATCGCTTTGCCGCTGCGTAAATAAAACGGCACCCCTTGCCAGCGCCAGTTGTCGATCTTGAGCTTCGCCACGGCGTAGGTCGGCGTTTGGCTCTCGGGTGCCACTCCTTTTTCTTGGAGATAGCCTTTGTACTGCGAGCGCAGGGTCTTCGTCGCGACTTCTTCCGGCGTCATCGGCCGGATCGACTGCAAGACCTTCACCTTCTCGTTGCGCACGAGATCGGCCTCGAAGCGCGACGGGGCTTCCATCGCCGTGATCGAGAGCAATTGCAAGAGATGGTTTTGAAACATATCGCGCATCACGCCCGACGTATCGTAGTAGCCGGCTCTACGGCCGACGACGACTTCCTCCGCCGCCGTGATCTGGACGTGGTCGATGTAGTTGCGGTTCCAAAGAGGCTCGAAAATGGAATTTGCAAACCGCAGGACGAGGATGTTTTGAACGGTCTCTTTGCCGAGATAGTGATCGATCCGGTAGACCTGGCGCTCGCGAAAGACCCGATGGATTTCTTCGTTCAGCGCGTTCGCCGATTTAAAATCGGTGCCGAACGGCTTCTCGATCACGACGCGGCGCGTCCCCTGCGATTCGTCGGCGAGGCCCGACTTGCCGAGCCGATCAATCGCTTCCAGATAAAATTGCGGTGCGGTGGCGAGATAGTAGATGCGCGAGACCGATTGGCTCCCCTCGATTTCTTCCAGGGTCTTCTTCAGGGCCGCCATGTCGGCGTCGCTGCCGAGATCGCCGGCGTGATAGAAGATCTTCGCGGCGAACTCCGTCCAAAGTTTTTCGTCGAAATCCTTGCCGCAGAATTGGTGCGTGGTCTCGCCGAGTTGCTTGCGCCAAGCCTCGTGCGAGAACGGGGTTCGAGACGAGCCGACGATGCGCGTCTCCTCCGGCAAACGCTTCTTGCGATGCAGTTGATAGAGCGATGGAATCAGCTTCCGGCTCGTGAGATCGCCGGACGCGCCGAAGATTACGATGGTCGTCGCCATAAGTGCCGCCGAGGTGAAAGTGGGAACGACTTCGGTTCTAGAATCGCATGCCGGTGAATCCGCCGTCGACGTAATACGCCGCGCCGGTAATGAAGCTGCCGGCCTTCGGCGCCAGCAACAGAATCGCGCAGCCGATCAATTCGTCGGGCTCGCCGAAGCGGGCCATCGGGGTCTGACGCATGATGTTGTCGACCCGAGTTGCATCGAGAATCTTGCGGTTTTGCTCGGCCGGAAAGAAGCCGGGGCACAGGGCGTTCACGCGAACGCCGAGCGGCGCAAACTCGCGAGCTACGTTTTGCGTGAGGTTCACGACCGCCGCTTTCGAAGCGGAGTATGCGAAGACGCGCGACAACGGCAGATGCGAAGTCACGCTGCCGATGTTCAGAATCGCGCCGCTGCGGGCCGACGTCATTTGCTTGCCGAAGATTTGGCAACCGAGATGCGTACCGGTGAGGTTGATATCGAGCACGCGCTGAAAGTCTTCATCTTTCACGTCGGCATAGCTGCAGCCGGCGTTTACTCCCGCACCGTTGATGAGAATGTCGACCTTGCCGAATTGTCGGAGTGTTTCGGCGAGAATCGCATCCCAACTAGCGCGCTCGGCGACGTTCAACGGATGGAACACGGCTTTCCCGCCGGCAGCGCGAATCGCTTCGACGCGCGCCTCGCCACGCTCTTTCCCCTGACCGGCAACGACCACGGTCGCTCCGGCTTTCGCGATCCCTTCGCACAGCGCCCCACCGAGCACTCCCGTTCCGCCGGTCACGACGGCGACTTGACCGGAGAGCGAGAACAAGTTTTCGAGGAAGGAAGGCATAGGAGAACTCAAAAGTCGGAAGGCAAAATGCAAAAGTGCGGAAGAGGAATCGATGCCGAAGAAATGCTCCGGCGTTTTGCCTTTTGCATTTCTACTTTTAACTTTCCTTCTACTCCGGCTTCTTACGCAATTCGATCCATTCCGTGTGGAATGTGCCGGGCTTGTCGATGCGCTCGTAGGTGTGTGCGCCGAAGTAGTCTCGTTGCGCTTGCAGTAGGTTCGCCGGCAAGCGTTCGCTGCGGTAGCCGTCGAAGTAGGTGAGCGCGTTCACGAAGGCCGGGATCGGAATGCCGAGCTGCACCGCGGTGACGATGACATGCCGCCAGGCGGGCTGAGCCTTTTCGACGGCGTCGCGGAAGTACGGCGCGAGCAACAGATTCTCAAGATTCTTATCGTTATCGAACGCTTGCTTAATATATTCCAAGAAGCGGGCCCGAATGATGCAGCCGCCGCGCCACAGGAGGGCGATGCTGCCGAAGTCGAGCGGCCAGTTGTTTTCCTTCGCCGCGGCTTGCATCTGCACGTAGCCTTGTGCGTAGCTGCAAATCTTCGACGCGTAGAGTGCTTGCCGAACCGACTCGATGAACTTCGTCTTGTCGCCGGTGTATTTTTCCGTCGGTCCCTTGAGAACCTTGCTGGCACGCACGCGCGCGTCTTTCAAAGCCGAGAGGCAGCGAGCAAACACGGCCTCGGTCACCAAAGTGCTCGGGACACCGAGATCGAGCGCGAGCTGGCTCATCCACTTCCCGGTTCCCTTCGCGCCGGCCTTGTCCATGATGAGGTCGACCATGTCCTTGCCGGTGTCGGGATCCTTCACGCTGAAGATGTCGCGCGTGATTTCGATCAGATAGCTGTCGAGCTCTCCCTTGTTCCACGAAGCGAACACGTCGTAGAGCTCGGCGTTCGTCAAGCCGAGGGTCGTCTTCATGAGCAAGTACGCTTCGCAGATCATCTGCATGTCGCCGTACTCGATGCCGTTGTGAATCATCTTCACATACTGGCCGGCTCCGCGCGGGCCGACCCAATCGCAGCACGGAATGTCGTTGTTCGGGCCGACTTTCGCGGCGATGGCTTGAAAGATCGGCTTCACAAGCGGCCACGCGGCAGGACTGCCGCCGGGCATCATGCTCGGGCCCTTCAAGGCTCCCTCTTCACCGCCGGACACACCGGTGCCGATGAACAGCAGGCCTTTGCTTTCGACATATTGCGTGCGGCGATCGGTGTTCGTGTAGAGCTCGTTGCCGCCGTCGATCAGCACGTCGCCCGGCTCGAGCAGCGGAATGAGATGATCGATGAGCTCGTCGACGGGCTTGCCGGACTTGACCATCATCATGATCTTGCGGGGCTTCGCGACGTTCTTCACGATCTCTTCGAGCGAATGACAGCCGACGAACTTATGGCCCTCGCCGTGGTTTTTCATGAACGTGTCGACGACGGTCGTCGTCCGGTTGAAAACCGCGACGCTATATCCGCGGCTCTCGATGTTGCGCGCCAAGTTTTCGCCCATCACAGCCAACCCGATAAGACCGAAGTCGCAAAGCGAATTTTGTTGAGGTGCTGCAGACATATTCGATAGACCTTATTGCGATTTTTCGGAGAGATGCGTGGGGAATAACGGAAGAAAACGGCTGACGCTATTTTGCCTGAGCAACACCGCCGGCAAGACGCTCGGCAAACCGATCGCGAGCGAGCGGTCGAGAGTTGCGGCCGAACGTGCCGGCATCGCGAGGATTGTACCGCTGGAGCGAAAGACGAGCAATCGGCCGAAACCGGCGCGATCGGGGCTCGATTCGAGTGCTTTCGAAGTCCGATGCAAGGCGTGGAGAACGGATCGAAAGTTTCCGACCTTCGCCGGCCTCTCGCTTAGGTTGGCGAGAGCCGGCGAAGGGATGGAATGTCGAACTCCAGGCGGAGAGTAGGCGGCGCGAAGCTCGGCCGCGGCCCGGAGTAACCGTGACGGCGAACTCGACTTAGGCGGCTTTTCGCTTCGTCGTGGATTTCGAGCCGTGGCTCAGTTGGCTGCTGATCGTCGCGGTGAGTCGTTCGGCGGAAAGCGTGAGCACGATGTCGTGCAAACGGCGATCGAGAGGTTCTCCCTTATCGGCTTGCTTGCCGAGCACTGCCGAGACGATCGTCACGGCTTTCGCGCGGATGTAACCACGCGCTTCGGCCGGGGGCATTCCGGCGGCGCGAGAAACGGTCGCTTCGCGAACGGTTTCCGTATGTCGAGCGACGATCCTGTCGACATGCTGCGCGACGAGTTTGGTTTTGCGAAGGCCTTGAATCCATCCCAAGATCGACATGGCGATACTCCTTTGCGATCGGTAACGCTCGAACGTCCGAAGTCGTCGCGTCCGTCTTCCGCCGGAACAAGACGCCGGCAACTCCCTGCGGTGGCTCGGAGCTATCCATGGCTCCGCCGACGCACACCGCGGATCGTCGAGTAGGAAAGAGATCGAACCATCGTGCCGGCATTCTTCATGAGTTCCGAAATCAGCCTATCGGGCAAAAATAGGTAGTTTGTTTCGACTGCGTCGCCGCTGCGCGTGGTAACGCGTGTGCCGTAGTTTCCGAATCTGCGGAACTCTCTGTATTTTCCGTTTGAGTTGAAAGCCCGGTCGTACCGATGAATCCGTTGGAAGGTTCTCTCCGGCCTGGGGAAGGGTTGCTATTACGCAGCCCCCGGAAGCACCATTCGCGTCGGTACAACTGACTAGGACTAGTTTCCATGAAAGTCGCACGCTTCCTGCTAGCGCCCGCATTGCTGATGGCCCTGGCCGGTGACACCTTCGGTCAAGCGCCCCAAGGCCCGGTCTCGATGGACCCGGGCCCGATGATTCAAGGACCGATGTCGCAGGTGCCGACGGGCGATGCCGGCCCGATGGGGCCGGACTGTTACCCGATGCCGATGGAGTGCGGCCCGATCTTCGATGATTGCAATCCGCAGAGCAGGCTACGCCACCGAACCGGTCGCGGCTACGTGCAAGTCGATGCGATGCTCCTGCATCGCAACGACGCCACGGCGCAGACGCTTGCGTTCGACAACACGACCTTCGGCACGGTCGTCAGCACGAAGGATCCGAATTTCGGCTTCGAAACGGTGCCGCGCGTCACGGCGGGCTATGTATTCAACAACGACATCGCCTTGGAAACCACCATTTTTTATAAAGATGACTTCGATGCGAAGTATACCGGGGTTGCAGCGACCCCCGGCGGCCTGAGCTCCAATTTCGGGCCCGTGTTCACTTTCCTCGGCATACCCTTTTCGAATTACATCGGCTCCGATGCCGTCTCGGTCAGCATGGCAACGGGGATCCATAGCTATGAGCTCAACCTTGTGGAGACCTCGAGAGTCTTCAATTTCATCGCCGGCTTTCGTTATATGGAAGTTCGCGACAATATGAGCGTCGTTGCCGTGAACACCGTCGGCAGCTTCCCAGGGACCAGCAGTAGTTACATCGGAACTTATAATAGTTTGCTGGGAACCCAGTTCGGCGTGAAGACCGGCTACAGTTGGGAATTGTTGACGATCGATACCTCGGCGAAGGCGGGCATGTATTACAACAATGCTGCGAGCACGACGATGATTCGTGATGTCAACAATACCATCACTCCGGTGCCCGGAGACCAGCATCGTACCGGCACGAACGAAGCCTTCATCGGCGACTTTAACGTCAACCTCACGCTGCGTCTCGCGCCGTCCGTCGCGGCTCGATTGGGCTACCAAGCGATGTTCATTACCGACATCGCTTTAGCCGCCGATCAAATCAGTTCTTCGAACCCGAACGCACCTCTTGCTCCGACGTACACCGGGCAATCGCAAAATGCTCACGGCGACTTGTTCCTCCACGGCCCGTCGGCTGGTTTGGATTTTCGCTGGTAACGCAACGTGAACCGACCGAGCGTTGCGGGCTCGGGACGTAAGGAGATGTTCGCAACAATTCGTTGGTCGAAGATCGGGCGCTGTCGCCAAGTGGCTAAGGCAGCGGATTGCAAATCCGCCACCGTGGGTTCAACTCCCACCAGCGCCTCTCGTTTTCACTCCCGCGGTTTGAAAAGCTTAGAAAAGTCGCGGTAGTTCAGCGATCGGAAAGCGCAATGAAGAAATCGGTACTCGTGCTATTTTCGCTCGTGCTCACGGCCGGTGTCGCTGCGCGCGGCGTCGTGATGGCCGACGAGTCGGCTCCGGCCGTAGAAGCGAATGGTGCGTCGAGTTCCCCTGCGCCGGCTGCTGCTGCCCCGTTGCCTTCTCTTGCCGCACCCGACTCGGCGCCGCTCTCGCTGCCTGTCGCTACGCAGCCCGTCGCTCCTCAGGCTTCTCCGATCCTCGAATCGTCGGTTCCGCCCCAAAATATGTTTCTCGCGCCGGGCTCGAGTACGGGCACATTCAGCTCCGCGGCCGACGCGAATGTGCAACTGAACCGGAACTCCGGCGTCGTCGAAATGCCTTCGACTTACGGTCCCGGCTCGAATACGAGCCCGAACGGAAGTAGTGCCGGCGCCGACCCGCGAGCGATGGGGCCGGCGAACGTGCCGCAGCCCGATTCCAATCGTGCCGGGCGAGTGCTCAACAACTCCCTGAACGGCGATTGGTTCAACTATTGCGGACCGGAAGGCAGAAGCTGCTGCAGCCAGATCTACGGCGCGGTCGACGTCTGGGCCCTCGATCGAAAAGACGCCACGTTTCACATCGTCGCAGTCAATGCGACGAACACCTCGATCGCGCTCTCGACCTCGGAGCCGAACTTCCGGTGGGATAAAGCGACTCCGAGAATTACGTTAGGGCGATTGTTTTGCGATTGGGCTAT from Planctomycetia bacterium includes the following:
- a CDS encoding BBP7 family outer membrane beta-barrel protein codes for the protein MKVARFLLAPALLMALAGDTFGQAPQGPVSMDPGPMIQGPMSQVPTGDAGPMGPDCYPMPMECGPIFDDCNPQSRLRHRTGRGYVQVDAMLLHRNDATAQTLAFDNTTFGTVVSTKDPNFGFETVPRVTAGYVFNNDIALETTIFYKDDFDAKYTGVAATPGGLSSNFGPVFTFLGIPFSNYIGSDAVSVSMATGIHSYELNLVETSRVFNFIAGFRYMEVRDNMSVVAVNTVGSFPGTSSSYIGTYNSLLGTQFGVKTGYSWELLTIDTSAKAGMYYNNAASTTMIRDVNNTITPVPGDQHRTGTNEAFIGDFNVNLTLRLAPSVAARLGYQAMFITDIALAADQISSSNPNAPLAPTYTGQSQNAHGDLFLHGPSAGLDFRW
- the zwf gene encoding glucose-6-phosphate dehydrogenase; this translates as MATTIVIFGASGDLTSRKLIPSLYQLHRKKRLPEETRIVGSSRTPFSHEAWRKQLGETTHQFCGKDFDEKLWTEFAAKIFYHAGDLGSDADMAALKKTLEEIEGSQSVSRIYYLATAPQFYLEAIDRLGKSGLADESQGTRRVVIEKPFGTDFKSANALNEEIHRVFRERQVYRIDHYLGKETVQNILVLRFANSIFEPLWNRNYIDHVQITAAEEVVVGRRAGYYDTSGVMRDMFQNHLLQLLSITAMEAPSRFEADLVRNEKVKVLQSIRPMTPEEVATKTLRSQYKGYLQEKGVAPESQTPTYAVAKLKIDNWRWQGVPFYLRSGKAMSCRTTQIVIQFRDPPHMLFATEKNKRRKVEANRLIIHIQPAEGIQVHFQTKVPDAGMSMRLTTLDFRFDSQFAGTMPDGYERLLLDVMTGDPSLFARADEVELAWGIVDPILQSWQDNEQPAMTEYEPGMWGPDEAIYWMGADNRTWLDVCPVLPH
- a CDS encoding polyprenyl synthetase family protein yields the protein MQKVEELLRLQLRSADPYVDQLVKHGFRLGGKRLRPALLLLAGMACGSVTPAHITLAVVMEMIHTATLIHDDVLDEAALRRHLDTVNAKWGNKSGVLLGDFLFSHAFYLAATTDDAFACRLIGRSTNIVCEGEMRQINSRGRLELSEAEYIGIIDAKTAELCACCCRLGAHFAAATAEQEEALSHYGRNLGIAFQIVDDLLDLEGDEALTGKSLGTDLEQLKPTLPLIRLLSKLSPERREILEKQLLTAAGNRRALLEPWLQESDGLAYARLAAQRYASAAQNDLTSLPPGPQRDVLHRLAESVLRRDS
- the gndA gene encoding NADP-dependent phosphogluconate dehydrogenase — translated: MSAAPQQNSLCDFGLIGLAVMGENLARNIESRGYSVAVFNRTTTVVDTFMKNHGEGHKFVGCHSLEEIVKNVAKPRKIMMMVKSGKPVDELIDHLIPLLEPGDVLIDGGNELYTNTDRRTQYVESKGLLFIGTGVSGGEEGALKGPSMMPGGSPAAWPLVKPIFQAIAAKVGPNNDIPCCDWVGPRGAGQYVKMIHNGIEYGDMQMICEAYLLMKTTLGLTNAELYDVFASWNKGELDSYLIEITRDIFSVKDPDTGKDMVDLIMDKAGAKGTGKWMSQLALDLGVPSTLVTEAVFARCLSALKDARVRASKVLKGPTEKYTGDKTKFIESVRQALYASKICSYAQGYVQMQAAAKENNWPLDFGSIALLWRGGCIIRARFLEYIKQAFDNDKNLENLLLAPYFRDAVEKAQPAWRHVIVTAVQLGIPIPAFVNALTYFDGYRSERLPANLLQAQRDYFGAHTYERIDKPGTFHTEWIELRKKPE
- a CDS encoding SDR family oxidoreductase, with the translated sequence MPSFLENLFSLSGQVAVVTGGTGVLGGALCEGIAKAGATVVVAGQGKERGEARVEAIRAAGGKAVFHPLNVAERASWDAILAETLRQFGKVDILINGAGVNAGCSYADVKDEDFQRVLDINLTGTHLGCQIFGKQMTSARSGAILNIGSVTSHLPLSRVFAYSASKAAVVNLTQNVAREFAPLGVRVNALCPGFFPAEQNRKILDATRVDNIMRQTPMARFGEPDELIGCAILLLAPKAGSFITGAAYYVDGGFTGMRF
- a CDS encoding BBP7 family outer membrane beta-barrel protein codes for the protein MKKSVLVLFSLVLTAGVAARGVVMADESAPAVEANGASSSPAPAAAAPLPSLAAPDSAPLSLPVATQPVAPQASPILESSVPPQNMFLAPGSSTGTFSSAADANVQLNRNSGVVEMPSTYGPGSNTSPNGSSAGADPRAMGPANVPQPDSNRAGRVLNNSLNGDWFNYCGPEGRSCCSQIYGAVDVWALDRKDATFHIVAVNATNTSIALSTSEPNFRWDKATPRITLGRLFCDWAIEGSVIYKDDISAHVDAVSTVGNTAVFFGAQPATSNYTAATHMRLDLYDGFHSYELNAIDTRSFFQMIYGFRYIEFREQLAVRSTAATGTSDAALGTYNRMFGGQVGVRMDYVGAMYDFQFNLKGGMYQNDANFGTNITDINNTTVVRRTHRDGQNEAYLAEMNLMLTYRMTNSIKMRLGYQLMYISNLALAADQISPVQTAAGNQTGFDMNSKGEQFMRGIVAGFEYRW
- the moaC gene encoding cyclic pyranopterin monophosphate synthase MoaC, giving the protein MDELTHFDSSGAARMVDVGDKPITARTARASGRVRMQPTTLALIRTRGHRKGEVLEIARLAGIMAAKRTDELIPLCHSLPLDGATLDFSFDDESVLIEAVVRCTGRTGVEMEALTAVSVAALTIYDMCKSVDRAMTLEAIRLEEKSGGRSGHFRRTEQPLAPSAEIETETGRTGKQKS